A single Halarcobacter anaerophilus DNA region contains:
- a CDS encoding YajQ family cyclic di-GMP-binding protein, whose translation MAKEHSFDISAKLDMSEMKNAVIQAQKEIDNRYDFKGISKEIDLNQGAKTLVLVSSSDNKVDAMYDILISKMNKRGLSINSLEESKKEDSSGGNRKYTYAIIDSIKADEAKLIQSEIKKLKLKVKAVNQGEEIRVTGKNIDDLQTIMKHLKSLELKSPLVFDNFK comes from the coding sequence ATGGCAAAAGAACACAGTTTTGATATTTCTGCTAAGCTTGATATGAGTGAGATGAAAAATGCAGTAATACAGGCTCAAAAAGAGATAGATAACAGATATGACTTTAAAGGAATTTCAAAAGAGATTGATCTAAATCAAGGAGCAAAAACTTTAGTTTTAGTCTCTTCAAGTGATAATAAAGTTGATGCTATGTATGATATATTAATCTCTAAAATGAATAAAAGAGGTTTATCAATAAACTCTTTGGAAGAGTCTAAAAAAGAGGACAGCTCAGGTGGAAACAGAAAATATACTTATGCAATTATCGATTCTATAAAAGCAGATGAAGCAAAACTTATTCAAAGCGAAATTAAAAAACTAAAATTAAAAGTAAAAGCGGTAAATCAAGGAGAAGAGATAAGAGTAACTGGGAAAAATATCGATGATTTGCAGACTATTATGAAACATCTTAAATCTTTGGAGTTAAAATCTCCTTTGGTATTTGATAACTTTAAGTAA
- a CDS encoding ion transporter yields MTVIAKIEEIRDARWFSNLTTFIILAYASVLGFKTLGEVEENYALFLRLADYFVTIYFVFEIAIKMVAEKRFINFFKSGWNVFDFIIVVVTLLPLEQSGFAAVARVLRVFRVLRLFTARPELKAIIDMLIRAIPSIIDIVILMFIIFYIYAIVGNFYFHDLPSGLWRDFLVSMLTLFRILTFEDWTDVMYEAMEVYPLSWIYFVSFVIIAAFVFFNLFVAVIIGEMQKIQESNFHDEMHEDSKKLDTLLNEIKSLRVEVNQLKDKE; encoded by the coding sequence ATGACGGTAATAGCTAAAATTGAGGAGATCCGAGATGCCAGGTGGTTTTCCAATTTAACTACATTTATAATTTTAGCCTACGCTTCCGTATTGGGGTTTAAAACATTAGGAGAGGTTGAAGAAAATTATGCGCTTTTTTTAAGATTGGCAGATTATTTTGTAACAATATATTTTGTTTTTGAAATCGCTATTAAAATGGTTGCAGAAAAGAGATTTATAAACTTTTTTAAATCAGGCTGGAATGTTTTTGATTTTATAATCGTAGTCGTAACCCTATTACCTTTGGAACAATCAGGTTTTGCAGCTGTTGCAAGGGTTTTAAGAGTATTTAGAGTTTTAAGACTTTTTACTGCAAGACCCGAACTTAAAGCAATAATCGATATGTTAATCAGAGCTATTCCTTCAATAATCGATATCGTAATTTTAATGTTTATTATTTTTTATATTTATGCAATTGTTGGAAACTTCTATTTTCATGATTTGCCTTCCGGGTTATGGAGAGATTTTTTAGTTTCAATGTTAACTCTTTTTAGAATATTGACTTTTGAGGACTGGACTGATGTTATGTATGAAGCAATGGAAGTTTATCCTCTGTCTTGGATATATTTCGTATCTTTTGTAATAATAGCGGCTTTTGTATTTTTCAATCTTTTTGTTGCAGTAATCATAGGAGAGATGCAAAAAATTCAGGAATCAAATTTTCATGATGAAATGCATGAAGACAGTAAAAAATTGGATACTTTGTTAAATGAAATTAAAAGTTTAAGAGTTGAAGTTAATCAGTTAAAAGATAAAGAGTAA
- a CDS encoding sensor histidine kinase, producing MNKDEKKALISFLSVYMGSALFLIGILLYIYYQDEIESLQKTCSMELNNSSMKIKTDILNSYMRHKTFVPKKLEQKDTKYALFDKNGKVLFSYLDGKDFKFKENFYEKGDYHYFISSLDEVGIPIKYIVLETCRGVQSRDKLKIYTVIAFILSSIFVGFIAYLLARILLKPVREKVIHLDNFIKDSAHELNTPVSVLMTSVSMLKKGKNPEKMMKYILSSSKQISQIYNDIQFSTFKNLYESVDENIRLDLLIHESVEFFSDISVTKNIVIETFLEECEILMDKTKAQKVVNNLISNAVKYSKKDSKIVVSLKKEGLFSVEDFGIGISKGEQEEIFKRYKRGLNNEGGFGLGLDIVKRVCNDYSLDLFFKSKTDKGSTFFVDFSKIIISR from the coding sequence TTGAATAAAGACGAAAAAAAAGCTTTAATCAGTTTTTTATCTGTTTATATGGGCTCGGCACTTTTTTTAATAGGTATTTTGCTTTATATCTATTACCAAGATGAGATTGAATCTTTACAAAAAACTTGCAGTATGGAGTTAAATAACTCATCAATGAAGATAAAAACGGATATTTTAAACTCATATATGAGACATAAAACTTTTGTACCTAAAAAACTAGAACAAAAAGATACTAAATATGCTCTTTTTGATAAAAACGGAAAAGTCCTTTTCTCTTATTTAGACGGAAAAGATTTTAAATTTAAAGAGAATTTTTATGAAAAAGGGGATTATCACTATTTTATATCCAGCTTGGATGAAGTAGGTATCCCTATTAAATATATAGTTTTAGAGACTTGCAGAGGGGTTCAAAGCAGAGATAAACTGAAAATTTATACGGTTATAGCTTTTATTTTAAGTTCAATATTTGTAGGTTTTATAGCTTATCTTTTAGCAAGAATTTTATTAAAACCCGTAAGAGAAAAAGTTATACATTTAGACAATTTTATAAAAGATTCAGCCCATGAATTAAATACTCCGGTATCTGTTTTAATGACTTCTGTTAGTATGTTAAAAAAGGGTAAAAACCCTGAAAAAATGATGAAATATATTTTAAGCAGTTCTAAACAGATTTCTCAAATTTATAACGATATACAGTTTTCAACTTTTAAAAATTTATATGAGAGTGTAGATGAAAATATTAGATTAGATCTTTTAATACATGAAAGTGTAGAGTTTTTTAGCGATATTTCGGTAACCAAAAATATCGTAATTGAGACTTTTTTAGAAGAGTGTGAAATTTTAATGGATAAAACAAAAGCTCAAAAAGTAGTTAATAATCTTATCTCAAATGCCGTTAAATACAGTAAAAAAGACTCTAAAATAGTTGTAAGTCTAAAAAAAGAGGGGCTTTTTAGTGTAGAAGATTTCGGAATAGGCATCTCAAAAGGGGAACAAGAAGAGATATTTAAAAGATATAAAAGGGGATTAAACAATGAAGGCGGATTCGGTTTAGGTTTGGATATTGTAAAAAGAGTTTGTAATGATTACTCTTTAGATCTTTTTTTTAAATCAAAAACCGACAAAGGCTCAACTTTTTTTGTCGATTTTAGTAAAATTATTATTTCCCGATAG
- a CDS encoding Rossmann-fold NAD(P)-binding domain-containing protein, translating to MKTFSILAAGWLGLPLAFELKKEFEVKVSVRSEEKLKDLINKGLNSYLLDEKNTKSLDELLDTNYLFINFPPSKFEDYLKFLGEIYNHKNIAKIEKIIFISSTSIYPDTENIFREDIKIINPKSQKIFDIEEFIKDKTDLIFRCAGLMGENRIAGRYFSGKTLDSEDVKVNYVHQKDVIEAVKFALKNNLNGVFNLCSSEHPTRKEIYCKNALKYGFKKPLFENKKEYFNRIIDGSKIEERGFKYKYPNPLEY from the coding sequence ATGAAAACTTTTTCTATTTTAGCAGCAGGGTGGCTTGGACTTCCTTTGGCTTTTGAGTTAAAAAAAGAGTTTGAAGTAAAAGTATCCGTAAGAAGTGAAGAAAAACTAAAGGATTTGATAAATAAGGGTTTAAACTCTTATTTATTAGATGAAAAAAATACAAAAAGTTTAGATGAACTTTTAGATACAAACTATCTTTTTATAAATTTTCCTCCTTCAAAATTTGAAGACTATTTAAAATTTCTGGGGGAAATATATAATCACAAAAATATAGCTAAGATAGAAAAAATCATTTTTATTAGTTCAACTTCTATTTATCCGGATACTGAAAATATTTTTAGAGAAGATATAAAAATCATTAATCCAAAATCTCAAAAAATATTCGATATTGAAGAGTTTATAAAAGATAAAACAGATTTAATTTTTAGATGTGCAGGATTAATGGGCGAAAACAGAATTGCAGGAAGATATTTCTCTGGAAAAACCTTAGATAGTGAAGATGTAAAAGTTAATTATGTCCATCAAAAAGATGTTATTGAAGCGGTTAAATTTGCTTTGAAAAATAATTTAAATGGAGTTTTTAATTTATGCAGTAGTGAACATCCTACAAGAAAAGAGATATATTGCAAAAATGCTTTAAAGTATGGATTTAAAAAACCTCTATTTGAGAATAAAAAAGAGTATTTCAATAGAATTATAGATGGAAGTAAAATAGAAGAAAGAGGATTTAAATATAAATATCCAAATCCTCTAGAGTATTAA
- the upp gene encoding uracil phosphoribosyltransferase gives MLNNIETKIRITVNKCVIYKQFFDNIDKISKESKLMYKESTNVVVKHLVNRLRDVRTASNEFRLTIEEISRIVASEALSEFKTITTNIETWQGPLDVEMIEVQKLVLIPILRAGEPMLTGILRTLPYAKSGFLAMKRDEETAESKLFYENVPPLEDKTVIILDPMVATGGSLIDGIDYLKNKGAQKIISLNILGAPEGVEAVTKAHPDVNMYIAQIDERLDEKKYIRPGLGDAGDRAFNTHI, from the coding sequence ATGTTAAATAATATCGAAACTAAGATAAGAATCACGGTAAATAAATGTGTAATTTATAAGCAATTTTTTGATAATATAGACAAAATTTCAAAAGAGAGTAAACTAATGTATAAAGAGAGCACAAATGTTGTGGTTAAACATCTTGTAAACAGATTAAGAGATGTAAGGACTGCTTCAAATGAATTTAGACTAACAATTGAAGAAATATCAAGAATCGTAGCTTCAGAAGCTTTAAGTGAGTTTAAAACAATTACTACAAATATCGAAACTTGGCAAGGACCTTTAGATGTTGAGATGATAGAAGTACAAAAACTTGTTTTAATACCTATTTTAAGAGCAGGAGAACCGATGCTTACGGGAATTTTAAGAACGCTTCCTTATGCAAAAAGCGGTTTTTTGGCAATGAAAAGAGATGAAGAAACAGCAGAAAGTAAACTTTTTTATGAAAATGTTCCGCCTTTAGAAGATAAAACGGTAATAATCCTTGATCCTATGGTTGCAACAGGAGGTTCTTTAATTGATGGAATTGATTATCTAAAAAATAAAGGGGCTCAAAAAATTATTTCATTAAATATTTTAGGTGCTCCAGAAGGTGTAGAAGCAGTTACAAAAGCTCACCCTGACGTTAATATGTATATTGCTCAAATTGATGAAAGATTAGATGAAAAAAAATATATCAGACCAGGACTTGGAGATGCAGGAGACAGAGCTTTTAATACTCATATTTAA
- the rpe gene encoding ribulose-phosphate 3-epimerase gives MQVAPSILSADFGKLNEEIKAICDGGCDLIHVDVMDGHFVPNMTLGPVVVNPVAKIATKPLDVHLMVENNTFFVELFAPLKPEYISFHIESEKHPHRLIQKIKSLGIKPAIVLNPHSTPESIEYLLEDLDMVLLMSVNPGFGGQKFIPSVIEKAKKLKELINKRNPACLIEVDGGVNDKNIHQLKDAGVDVVVAGSYVFGNEDYSKAIKSLQV, from the coding sequence ATGCAAGTAGCACCTTCGATTTTATCAGCAGATTTCGGAAAATTAAATGAAGAGATAAAAGCTATTTGTGACGGGGGCTGTGATCTTATCCATGTAGACGTTATGGATGGTCACTTTGTACCTAATATGACACTAGGACCTGTTGTTGTAAATCCTGTTGCAAAAATAGCTACAAAACCTCTTGATGTACATTTGATGGTTGAAAATAACACTTTTTTTGTAGAGCTTTTCGCTCCTTTAAAGCCTGAATATATCTCTTTTCATATAGAGAGTGAAAAACATCCTCACAGACTTATTCAAAAAATAAAAAGTTTGGGGATTAAACCTGCAATAGTTTTAAATCCCCATTCAACACCTGAGAGTATTGAATATTTATTGGAAGATTTGGATATGGTTTTATTAATGTCGGTAAATCCCGGATTCGGTGGGCAAAAATTTATTCCAAGCGTAATTGAAAAAGCGAAAAAATTAAAAGAGCTTATTAATAAAAGAAATCCTGCTTGTCTAATAGAAGTTGACGGCGGAGTAAACGATAAAAATATTCATCAGTTAAAAGATGCCGGAGTTGATGTTGTTGTTGCAGGCTCTTATGTATTTGGAAATGAAGATTACTCAAAAGCTATAAAATCACTTCAGGTATAA
- a CDS encoding NUDIX domain-containing protein, with product MNNKIEEFKTAELKETKFVHPVKITYKQNGTQKVWEAVKSFDSVAILLFHKTKNAFLLVKQFRAPVFLNDKSKLCTYELCAGLVDKDKSLEQIVKEEVDEECGYNVPLEKIEKITSFYTNVGVSGGAQNLYYAEIDESMKIHEGGGIHDEEIDLMYLPIGEYKEFMYDESKAKTPGLLFSFLWFMENKLDEK from the coding sequence ATGAATAATAAAATTGAAGAGTTTAAAACTGCTGAATTAAAAGAAACAAAGTTCGTACATCCCGTAAAAATAACTTATAAACAAAATGGAACACAAAAAGTATGGGAAGCCGTAAAAAGTTTTGATTCTGTTGCAATACTTCTTTTTCATAAAACAAAAAACGCATTTTTATTGGTAAAGCAGTTTAGGGCTCCTGTTTTTCTAAACGATAAATCAAAATTATGTACATATGAATTGTGTGCGGGACTTGTGGATAAAGATAAATCCCTTGAACAGATTGTAAAAGAGGAAGTTGACGAAGAGTGTGGATATAACGTACCTTTAGAAAAAATTGAAAAAATCACCTCTTTTTATACAAACGTAGGAGTAAGCGGCGGGGCTCAAAATTTGTATTATGCAGAGATTGACGAATCAATGAAAATACATGAAGGCGGAGGAATACATGATGAAGAGATTGATTTAATGTATTTACCCATAGGTGAATATAAAGAGTTTATGTATGATGAAAGTAAAGCAAAAACTCCTGGACTTCTTTTCTCTTTTCTTTGGTTTATGGAAAACAAATTAGATGAAAAATAA
- a CDS encoding response regulator transcription factor, whose protein sequence is MKVLLLEDDPALNDLLNEHLIDKGYEVTLCTNGQEALENLIDDIYDLALLDINTPLMTGIEVLKSLRHEYKNRTPIIILTAYQDTKHLKESFENGVDDYIKKPFDLEELDQRVMKLCKEFFIEQENEIEISSRIKFLPDFCQIKIDEKVKNIAQKERDILKYFLRHRNRVISSEELLQNIWVYEEMPSDATIRVYIKNLREILGKDSIQTIRGIGYKFE, encoded by the coding sequence TTGAAAGTTTTGTTACTAGAAGATGATCCCGCTTTAAACGATCTGTTAAATGAACATTTGATCGACAAAGGTTATGAAGTAACCTTATGCACAAACGGTCAAGAGGCTTTAGAAAATCTTATTGATGATATTTATGATTTGGCTTTATTAGATATTAATACTCCTTTAATGACGGGTATCGAAGTTTTAAAGAGTCTAAGACATGAGTATAAAAACAGAACACCTATAATTATTTTAACAGCTTATCAAGATACAAAACATCTAAAAGAGTCTTTTGAAAACGGAGTCGATGATTATATTAAAAAACCCTTTGATCTTGAAGAGTTAGACCAAAGAGTAATGAAACTTTGCAAAGAGTTTTTTATAGAACAGGAGAACGAGATAGAGATAAGTTCAAGGATTAAATTTCTTCCTGATTTCTGCCAAATAAAAATAGATGAAAAAGTGAAAAATATAGCGCAAAAAGAGAGGGATATTTTAAAATATTTTTTAAGACATAGAAACAGAGTTATTTCAAGTGAAGAGCTTTTGCAAAATATTTGGGTATATGAAGAGATGCCAAGTGATGCCACAATAAGAGTATATATAAAAAATTTAAGAGAAATCTTAGGAAAAGATTCAATTCAGACAATAAGAGGAATAGGGTACAAATTTGAATAA
- a CDS encoding DUF423 domain-containing protein: protein MKTNKNVKLFLTIASFMMALAIALGAFGAHGLKSIVEPAMLTVYHTGVEYQFYNTLGLFAIAFIIYLKGDSKRSVISGWLIFIGMIIFSFSLYLLVLLNIPVIGAITPIGGTLMIIGWVLAAFSVIKEL, encoded by the coding sequence ATGAAAACTAATAAAAATGTTAAACTATTTTTAACTATTGCCTCTTTTATGATGGCGTTAGCCATTGCTTTAGGTGCTTTCGGTGCTCATGGTTTAAAATCAATTGTCGAACCTGCTATGTTAACCGTATATCACACGGGAGTTGAATACCAATTTTATAATACTTTAGGGCTTTTTGCCATTGCTTTTATTATCTACTTAAAAGGTGATTCAAAAAGAAGTGTTATTTCTGGATGGTTGATATTTATTGGTATGATAATTTTCTCATTTTCCCTTTATTTATTAGTTCTTTTAAATATACCTGTTATCGGTGCTATAACTCCTATTGGAGGTACTTTGATGATTATTGGATGGGTATTAGCGGCATTTAGCGTTATCAAGGAGTTATAA
- a CDS encoding class II aldolase/adducin head domain-containing protein, with product MIKDFNYTIKYTKTEEIAVKECNKIEKIRSRLFCLGLIGAYSNGSSFGSISYRYNKNKNSFVITGKDTGEFPKLSANYYSFVKKVDYQKGKMFCLGVNKPSNEWLIHSYVYKLDMNIKAVIVINNERVWDYMFNNEALRVGFENLDNSEVLDKLYENVDPFLNNSFFIEGHDFSIVAFGKTLSEAEKSLYNIVKKVLNL from the coding sequence ATGATAAAAGATTTTAACTATACAATAAAGTATACCAAAACCGAAGAAATTGCCGTAAAAGAGTGTAATAAAATTGAAAAGATAAGATCACGCCTTTTTTGTTTGGGCTTAATAGGAGCCTATTCAAACGGAAGCAGTTTTGGAAGTATCTCTTATCGATATAATAAAAATAAAAACTCTTTTGTAATAACGGGAAAAGATACGGGAGAGTTTCCTAAATTGAGTGCAAATTATTACTCTTTTGTAAAAAAAGTAGATTATCAAAAAGGAAAAATGTTTTGTTTAGGCGTAAACAAACCTTCAAACGAGTGGCTTATCCACTCTTATGTGTATAAACTTGATATGAATATAAAAGCAGTAATAGTAATAAACAATGAAAGAGTCTGGGATTATATGTTTAACAATGAAGCTTTAAGGGTTGGCTTTGAAAATCTTGACAATAGTGAAGTCTTAGACAAACTTTATGAAAATGTCGATCCTTTTTTAAATAACTCTTTTTTTATTGAAGGGCATGATTTTTCTATAGTGGCATTTGGAAAAACTTTAAGTGAAGCGGAAAAATCTCTTTATAATATAGTAAAAAAAGTCTTGAACCTATAA
- a CDS encoding phosphoribosylanthranilate isomerase, with protein sequence MKIKICGITNLEDALDAIEAGADAIGFVFYKKSPRYIEAKEARKIVKKLPPFIQTVGLFVNETAENINKICDEALINLAQVYDDNSLIEYEKLRTKYIKVLRAKSKDDILKNANEYILVDAFVEEFGGAGKRVALQWFDNVDCSKFILAGGLNEKNLKELKGYNFFGVDVSSGVEISKGKKDKQKMFNFVKAANEI encoded by the coding sequence ATGAAAATTAAAATCTGCGGAATCACGAATTTAGAAGATGCTCTTGATGCCATAGAAGCGGGAGCAGATGCTATAGGTTTTGTTTTTTATAAAAAAAGTCCTAGATATATTGAAGCAAAAGAGGCAAGAAAAATCGTAAAAAAACTTCCTCCTTTTATTCAAACGGTAGGACTTTTTGTAAATGAAACAGCTGAAAATATAAACAAAATCTGTGATGAGGCTTTAATAAATTTAGCTCAGGTTTATGACGATAACTCTTTAATAGAGTATGAAAAACTAAGAACCAAATATATAAAGGTTTTAAGAGCAAAATCAAAAGATGATATTTTAAAAAATGCAAATGAATATATTTTAGTCGATGCTTTTGTTGAAGAGTTTGGAGGAGCAGGAAAAAGGGTAGCTTTGCAGTGGTTTGATAATGTAGATTGTTCAAAATTTATTTTAGCCGGCGGATTAAATGAAAAAAATTTAAAAGAGTTAAAAGGGTATAACTTTTTTGGAGTTGATGTAAGTTCAGGGGTTGAAATTAGTAAAGGGAAAAAAGATAAACAAAAAATGTTTAACTTTGTAAAAGCTGCCAATGAAATCTAG
- a CDS encoding uracil-xanthine permease family protein: MKPTDYNFRVKDSIIGLQFLFVAFGALVLVPILTGLDPNVALFTAGIGTLVFQFVNRGAVPPIFLASSFAFIAPISEGVKTWGLAATLSGLVAAGLLYVVLSLIIRLKGDNFIHKLLPPIVVGPVIISIGLILSPVAVNMAMGKTGDGAIELIPFDTAITVSMISLFTMVFISLLGTGIFRLIPILGAIIVGYTVSLFMGIIDFSPVSNAAWFAIPSFTAPEFNWQAILFILPIAIAPAIEHIGDMLTISNVTKTDYLKKPGLKNTLLGDGLATSIASLFGGPPNTTYSEVTGAVTVTKAFNPAIMTWSAIFAIVLAFVGKLGGVLATIPVPVMGGVMLLLFGIIASVGISTLTRANVDFNCPRNLIIVSMILVFSIGGMIFNFGGVPFSGIGLGAITGILLNLILPQPRKSDHIL, encoded by the coding sequence ATGAAACCCACGGATTACAATTTTAGAGTCAAAGACTCGATTATAGGTTTACAGTTCTTGTTTGTGGCTTTTGGTGCATTAGTGTTAGTTCCTATTTTAACAGGACTTGATCCAAATGTAGCACTATTCACGGCAGGTATCGGTACATTGGTTTTTCAGTTTGTAAATAGAGGTGCAGTTCCGCCTATATTTTTAGCTTCATCTTTTGCTTTTATTGCTCCCATTTCAGAAGGGGTAAAAACTTGGGGTTTGGCAGCAACATTATCGGGGCTTGTAGCAGCAGGATTATTATATGTTGTTTTAAGTTTGATTATTAGATTAAAAGGAGATAATTTTATTCATAAACTTTTACCTCCTATTGTTGTAGGTCCTGTTATTATCTCTATCGGGCTTATTTTATCTCCTGTTGCAGTTAATATGGCAATGGGAAAAACAGGTGACGGAGCAATTGAGTTAATCCCTTTTGATACGGCAATCACTGTTTCGATGATTTCTCTTTTTACAATGGTATTTATCTCTTTATTAGGAACTGGAATTTTTAGACTTATTCCTATTTTAGGTGCTATTATAGTAGGTTATACTGTTTCACTTTTTATGGGGATTATAGATTTCTCTCCTGTCTCAAATGCTGCGTGGTTTGCAATTCCTAGTTTTACGGCTCCTGAATTTAACTGGCAGGCTATTTTATTTATTTTACCTATCGCGATTGCTCCTGCAATTGAACATATAGGTGATATGTTAACAATTTCAAATGTAACGAAAACTGATTATTTGAAAAAACCGGGATTAAAAAATACTCTATTAGGTGACGGATTGGCAACTTCTATTGCATCTTTATTCGGCGGTCCTCCAAATACAACCTATTCGGAAGTTACAGGTGCAGTTACCGTTACGAAAGCTTTTAATCCTGCAATTATGACTTGGTCGGCAATTTTTGCTATTGTTTTGGCTTTTGTAGGAAAATTAGGAGGAGTTTTGGCAACTATTCCCGTACCTGTTATGGGTGGAGTTATGCTTCTTCTTTTCGGAATTATAGCAAGTGTCGGTATCTCTACTTTGACAAGAGCAAATGTGGACTTTAATTGTCCTAGAAATTTAATTATTGTTTCTATGATTTTGGTATTTTCTATTGGAGGAATGATTTTTAATTTCGGTGGAGTTCCTTTTTCAGGAATAGGTCTTGGAGCAATTACCGGAATTCTATTAAATCTTATTTTGCCTCAACCTCGTAAAAGCGACCATATACTTTAA
- a CDS encoding phospholipase A, translating into MNAIKFPGFFLLFVSFLLANDQLEDLYKQASFYENQKEYKKAMEIYKKIAIEEKNANRIYFDEEKQIAHKIATETLDKIDDEETEKTIQQILAKSFDLYAYEENYFLPFSYDSRQRDDRKQTEAKFQFSVKKPIISNFLKMNETFYFGYSQTSLWQLYEDSSPFRETSYRPELFVELPYGKKGKTVIKGFKFGFLHESNGQPVEKSRSWNRLYLTSYFQLGNLFIAPKVWYRIPEEKNDDDNPDIEKYLGYGDLTLVLPYKSHTFKLLFRNNLRFNKDNKGFVQLDWTFPLLGSKSLFAYVQASSGYGDSLIDYDKEINRFSFGISLSR; encoded by the coding sequence ATGAATGCAATTAAATTTCCGGGCTTTTTTCTACTTTTTGTCTCTTTTTTGCTTGCAAATGACCAATTAGAAGATTTATATAAACAAGCCTCTTTTTACGAAAATCAAAAAGAGTATAAAAAAGCAATGGAAATTTATAAAAAAATTGCCATTGAAGAGAAAAATGCAAATAGAATATATTTTGACGAAGAGAAACAAATTGCCCATAAAATTGCAACTGAAACTTTAGATAAAATAGATGATGAAGAGACGGAAAAGACTATTCAACAAATTTTGGCAAAATCTTTTGATTTGTACGCTTATGAAGAGAATTATTTTCTTCCTTTTTCTTATGATTCAAGACAAAGAGATGATAGGAAACAAACAGAAGCAAAATTTCAATTTAGTGTAAAAAAACCTATTATTTCAAACTTTTTAAAGATGAATGAAACTTTTTATTTCGGATATTCCCAAACATCCTTATGGCAGCTTTATGAAGACTCCTCGCCCTTTAGAGAGACAAGTTACAGACCAGAATTATTTGTAGAACTTCCTTACGGCAAAAAAGGCAAAACTGTTATAAAAGGTTTTAAGTTCGGTTTTCTGCATGAATCAAACGGACAACCCGTTGAAAAATCAAGATCTTGGAACAGACTCTATCTTACAAGTTATTTTCAATTAGGAAATCTATTTATTGCCCCAAAAGTTTGGTATAGAATTCCCGAAGAAAAAAATGATGATGATAATCCTGATATTGAAAAATATCTTGGATATGGGGATTTAACTTTGGTACTTCCTTATAAAAGTCATACTTTTAAACTGCTTTTTAGAAATAATTTAAGATTTAACAAAGATAATAAAGGTTTTGTTCAATTAGACTGGACCTTTCCTCTTCTTGGTTCAAAAAGTCTTTTTGCTTATGTACAAGCCTCAAGCGGATACGGAGATAGTCTAATAGATTATGATAAAGAGATAAATAGGTTTAGTTTCGGTATATCTTTATCAAGATAG